Proteins encoded in a region of the Niveibacterium umoris genome:
- a CDS encoding MFS transporter, with protein MGLIRRLLLPDGAEPAALPLLCGRALRALVDGYVAVLLPAYLIALGFGTWEVGVLATTTLAGSALATLALGAWGHRFHHADLLRATALLMAATGFAFALGSAYWPLLLVAFVGTLNPSSGDVSVFLPLEHARLADAAQGPARTTLFARYSLLGALFAALGALAAGAPDWLAQHTTLSRVSALRAMFFGYGVVGLGVWWLYRRLPAPHAGAPRQPAALSTSRPVVLRLAALFSIDSFAGGLVINALLALWLFRRFDLSLTAAGSFFFWAGLASAASQLVAPLLARRIGLLNTMVFTHIPASLCLIAAAFAPQVEVALALMLLRSLLSQMDVPARGAFVMAVVTPEERTAAASFTAVPRSLAAAASPALGGALFAAGWLAAPLVACGVLKISYDLALWFAFRRVAAHHGTATSAD; from the coding sequence TTGGGGCTGATCCGGCGCCTGCTGCTGCCCGACGGCGCCGAGCCGGCGGCCTTGCCGCTGCTCTGCGGGCGCGCGCTGCGTGCTCTCGTCGACGGCTATGTTGCGGTGCTGCTGCCGGCCTACCTGATCGCGCTCGGTTTCGGCACCTGGGAGGTGGGCGTCCTGGCGACCACCACGCTGGCGGGCTCCGCGCTTGCCACGCTGGCCCTCGGCGCGTGGGGGCACCGCTTCCACCACGCAGACCTGTTGCGCGCGACGGCCTTGCTGATGGCCGCGACCGGTTTTGCCTTCGCGCTGGGATCGGCCTACTGGCCACTGCTGCTGGTGGCCTTCGTCGGGACGCTCAATCCAAGCTCCGGCGATGTCAGCGTCTTCCTGCCGCTGGAACATGCCCGCCTCGCCGACGCTGCGCAGGGCCCGGCGCGCACCACCTTGTTCGCGCGTTACAGCCTGCTCGGTGCGCTGTTCGCCGCCCTCGGCGCGCTGGCTGCCGGCGCGCCAGACTGGCTGGCCCAGCACACGACCCTGTCGCGAGTGAGTGCCCTGCGGGCGATGTTCTTCGGGTATGGCGTGGTGGGCCTTGGCGTGTGGTGGTTGTACCGCCGCCTGCCGGCACCGCACGCGGGCGCGCCGCGCCAACCAGCCGCGCTGAGTACCTCCCGCCCGGTGGTGCTGCGGCTGGCCGCGCTGTTCTCGATCGACTCATTCGCCGGTGGTCTGGTGATCAATGCCTTGCTCGCGCTCTGGCTGTTCCGCCGCTTCGATCTCTCGCTGACTGCTGCAGGCTCGTTCTTCTTCTGGGCAGGGCTGGCCTCGGCAGCCTCGCAGCTTGTCGCCCCACTTCTGGCGCGCCGCATTGGCCTCTTGAACACCATGGTGTTCACGCACATTCCCGCCAGCCTGTGCCTGATCGCTGCCGCCTTCGCCCCGCAGGTGGAAGTCGCCCTTGCGCTGATGCTGCTGCGCAGTCTGCTATCGCAGATGGACGTGCCGGCGCGCGGCGCCTTCGTGATGGCGGTGGTCACACCCGAAGAGCGCACCGCGGCAGCCAGTTTCACCGCGGTGCCGCGCAGCCTCGCCGCCGCCGCAAGCCCGGCGCTGGGTGGCGCGCTGTTCGCCGCTGGCTGGCTGGCCGCGCCGCTGGTGGCCTGCGGCGTGCTGAAGATCAGCTACGACCTTGCGCTGTGGTTCGCCTTCCGGCGCGTGGCCGCCCACCATGGCACCGCCACCTCAGCCGACTGA
- a CDS encoding calcium:proton antiporter has product MRHWPTLVPVLAVALLAAAFQLPLGGVLTLACAAALMAVVVAAVHHAEVVAHRVGEPFGTLVLALAITVIEVALIVSMMLAGGPEKATLARDSVYATVMIICSGVVGACLLAGALRHHEQSFRTEGAGPALAALVTMAAMVLVLPDFTTSAPFALYSTSQLLFIAVASLVLWAVFVFVQTVRHRDYFLPPEHADDADVHAAPPSNAAAWGSFALLLVSLVAVVGLAKVLSPRIEAAVEAAGAPQSVIGIAIAMLVLLPETTAALRAAMSNRLQTSMNLALGSALASIGLTIPVVVLAAVWFHLPLVLGLDPKDLVLLTLACLVSTITLGTGRTNLMQGAVHLVIFAAFLFLSLVP; this is encoded by the coding sequence ATGCGTCACTGGCCCACGCTTGTTCCCGTTCTGGCGGTGGCACTCCTCGCTGCCGCCTTCCAGTTGCCGCTCGGCGGCGTGCTCACCCTGGCCTGCGCGGCAGCGCTGATGGCGGTTGTGGTGGCCGCGGTGCACCATGCGGAAGTGGTGGCCCACCGCGTTGGCGAGCCCTTCGGCACGCTCGTGCTGGCGTTGGCGATCACGGTGATCGAGGTCGCGCTGATCGTCTCGATGATGCTCGCGGGCGGGCCGGAGAAGGCCACGCTGGCGCGCGATTCGGTGTATGCGACGGTGATGATCATCTGCTCGGGCGTGGTTGGCGCTTGCCTGCTGGCGGGCGCGCTGCGGCATCACGAACAGTCCTTCCGCACCGAAGGTGCCGGTCCGGCACTTGCCGCCTTGGTGACGATGGCCGCGATGGTGCTGGTGTTGCCGGATTTCACCACCTCGGCGCCGTTCGCGCTGTACTCGACCTCGCAACTGCTCTTCATCGCCGTCGCTTCGCTGGTGCTCTGGGCGGTATTCGTGTTCGTGCAGACCGTGCGGCATCGCGACTATTTCCTGCCCCCTGAACACGCCGACGACGCCGACGTCCATGCGGCGCCGCCCAGCAACGCGGCCGCCTGGGGCAGTTTCGCGCTTTTGCTCGTGTCGCTGGTGGCGGTGGTCGGGCTGGCGAAGGTGTTGTCGCCGCGGATCGAGGCTGCGGTCGAGGCTGCCGGCGCGCCGCAATCGGTGATCGGCATCGCCATCGCGATGCTGGTGCTGCTGCCGGAGACCACCGCCGCACTCAGGGCGGCGATGTCCAACCGGCTGCAGACCAGCATGAACCTCGCGCTGGGCTCGGCGCTCGCCAGCATCGGGCTGACGATTCCGGTGGTCGTGCTCGCGGCGGTGTGGTTCCACCTGCCGCTGGTACTGGGGCTCGACCCGAAAGACCTGGTGCTGCTCACGCTGGCCTGCCTGGTCAGCACGATCACGCTGGGCACCGGCCGCACGAACCTGATGCAGGGCGCGGTGCATCTGGTGATCTTCGCGGCCTTCCTGTTCCTCTCGCTGGTGCCCTGA
- a CDS encoding tRNA (cytidine(34)-2'-O)-methyltransferase, which yields MLDIVLVHPEIPPNTGNAIRLSANVGARLHLVEPLGFDLSDKQLKRAGLDYHDLAHVTVHKDWAACRAALAGKRFFALTSRGTVRYDTVRYTPDDVLVFGCETAGLPQAIRDEFEAEHCLRVPMLPGNRSINLSNTVALVAYEAWRQHGFAAGI from the coding sequence ATGCTTGACATCGTCCTCGTTCATCCCGAGATTCCGCCCAACACCGGTAACGCGATCCGTCTCAGCGCCAATGTGGGGGCGCGGCTGCATCTGGTCGAACCGCTGGGTTTTGACTTGTCCGACAAACAGCTCAAGCGGGCGGGGCTGGACTATCACGACCTCGCACACGTCACCGTGCACAAAGACTGGGCGGCCTGTCGCGCAGCGCTTGCGGGCAAGCGCTTCTTTGCCCTGACCTCGCGCGGCACGGTGCGCTACGACACCGTGCGCTACACGCCGGATGACGTGCTGGTGTTCGGCTGCGAGACGGCCGGCCTGCCGCAGGCGATCCGCGATGAGTTCGAAGCCGAACACTGCCTGCGCGTCCCGATGTTGCCGGGCAACCGCAGCATCAATCTCTCGAATACCGTAGCGCTGGTCGCGTACGAAGCCTGGCGGCAACACGGATTCGCGGCAGGCATCTGA
- a CDS encoding WbuC family cupin fold metalloprotein, translating into MTRALLLDTDLLAPAIDAARTTPRRRKNLNLHASTDEPAQRFFNAMEPDSYVRPHRHLDAGKEETLLVVRGSLGLFEFDADGAVRQATRAWAGGDTFGIHVPLGVWHSIVALEPGTVFIEVKGGPYVPFSPEDFAPWAPAEGEAGVADYIAALRNQLD; encoded by the coding sequence ATGACGCGCGCGCTACTGCTCGACACTGATCTGCTTGCCCCGGCCATTGATGCCGCGCGCACCACGCCGCGCCGGCGCAAGAACCTCAACCTCCACGCCTCCACCGACGAACCGGCGCAGCGTTTCTTCAATGCGATGGAGCCGGACAGCTACGTGCGGCCGCATCGGCATCTGGATGCAGGCAAGGAAGAAACACTGCTGGTCGTGCGCGGTAGCCTCGGGCTGTTCGAATTCGACGCCGACGGCGCTGTGCGCCAGGCAACGCGGGCGTGGGCGGGGGGCGATACCTTCGGCATCCATGTGCCGCTTGGCGTGTGGCACAGCATCGTGGCGCTGGAGCCGGGCACCGTTTTCATAGAGGTGAAGGGCGGGCCCTACGTCCCGTTTTCGCCGGAAGACTTTGCGCCCTGGGCGCCGGCCGAGGGTGAAGCGGGCGTTGCCGATTACATCGCGGCGCTGCGCAACCAACTGGACTGA
- a CDS encoding HD domain-containing protein, whose protein sequence is MADVLDGAALVDAAQAFATLAHQQVGQLRKYTGQPYSEHLRRVAEIVASVTDDPAMQAAAWLHDVVEDTPVTIEEIGRTFGPAVRELVDALTDVSRSQDGNRAARKAIDRAHLARAPARAQTVKLADLIDNCQDICKHDAGFGRLFLSEMSDLLDVLTEADPKLMQRARKTLEKWRTRVGGAGLPEPDKDPAATELLALPRAHRTLAMFARFFTAADIAEPLLSFDTGTAVATADPAGAPEILGVRERGVVRGYVRPDPAATGTFGDGMQAFAPSQQLAADATLSEVVLALTRHDHVFILEHDQVTSFVGRRQMQGPEVRMWLFGIITGLELMVTEGIRSRGQSLDWSALIGPARLEKARAMQAMRAEAGRPAALLDCLQLSDKLRIALSIDDTPRAVIRGNSKAESQRLIRDLENLRNGLAHAQDIVSHDWAQIARLARRLEELARAL, encoded by the coding sequence GTGGCTGATGTCCTCGATGGCGCGGCCCTGGTCGATGCCGCGCAAGCGTTTGCCACGCTTGCGCATCAGCAGGTCGGTCAGCTGCGCAAGTACACCGGGCAACCGTATTCGGAACACCTGCGGCGGGTCGCCGAAATCGTCGCATCGGTGACCGACGACCCCGCCATGCAGGCCGCGGCCTGGCTGCATGATGTGGTCGAAGATACGCCGGTGACCATCGAAGAGATCGGCCGAACCTTCGGTCCCGCGGTACGCGAACTGGTGGATGCGCTGACCGATGTGTCGCGGTCGCAGGACGGCAACCGCGCCGCGCGCAAGGCGATCGACCGTGCCCATCTGGCGCGCGCACCGGCACGGGCGCAGACGGTGAAGCTGGCGGATCTGATCGACAATTGTCAGGACATCTGCAAGCACGATGCCGGCTTCGGGCGGCTCTTCCTGAGTGAAATGTCGGATCTGCTGGACGTGCTCACCGAGGCGGATCCGAAGCTGATGCAGCGCGCACGCAAGACCCTCGAGAAGTGGCGAACACGGGTGGGAGGCGCGGGTTTGCCGGAGCCCGATAAGGATCCGGCTGCGACCGAACTCCTCGCGCTGCCACGCGCGCACCGCACGCTGGCCATGTTCGCGCGATTCTTCACGGCTGCGGATATCGCGGAACCCTTGCTTTCGTTCGACACAGGCACGGCTGTCGCGACGGCTGACCCCGCCGGGGCGCCCGAGATTCTTGGCGTGCGCGAGCGCGGCGTCGTGCGCGGCTATGTGCGACCGGACCCGGCGGCAACCGGAACATTCGGGGATGGGATGCAAGCCTTCGCGCCGTCGCAGCAACTCGCTGCTGACGCTACACTGTCAGAAGTCGTGCTCGCCCTGACCCGCCACGACCATGTCTTCATCCTCGAACACGATCAGGTCACCAGCTTTGTCGGCCGGCGGCAGATGCAGGGCCCGGAAGTACGGATGTGGCTGTTCGGCATCATCACCGGACTCGAACTGATGGTCACCGAAGGCATTCGTTCGCGTGGGCAGTCTCTCGACTGGTCGGCGCTGATCGGCCCTGCGCGGCTCGAGAAAGCCCGCGCGATGCAGGCGATGCGGGCCGAGGCGGGGCGCCCCGCTGCACTGCTCGATTGTCTGCAACTGTCGGACAAGCTGCGCATTGCGCTCTCGATTGACGACACGCCACGCGCCGTGATCCGCGGCAATTCCAAGGCCGAAAGCCAGCGCCTGATCCGCGATCTGGAGAACCTGCGCAACGGGCTTGCGCATGCTCAGGACATCGTCAGCCACGACTGGGCGCAGATCGCGCGCCTCGCGCGGCGGCTCGAAGAACTGGCGCGCGCGCTGTAA
- a CDS encoding efflux transporter outer membrane subunit produces MTKTFQCSVISVALASLLGGCALIHSETKAPVAASENWRTQAPDGDAESVLAKDFWLAYADPVLNDLVEQAFKANPDVRIAAANVENYRARVTATSADRFPQVGVGAQAGRGQRGDYPIHTSNVFSVGVNLSWEIDLWGRLSRATDAARADLLAQREVQRGVWLSLASSVAQGYFTLLQLDGQLDISKRTLALRKQSLDLFQLRFDGGVVSEVELSQVRSEYEQAVAAVPQIEAAIARGENALSVLLGRNPGPIARGKALGDLSDPEVPAGLPSQLLARRPDLRSAEAQLAAADARVDAARLAWFPRISLTGLFGAASNDLSSLFESGTTVWNGVAGLTQPIFDAGRIGAGVDSAKATREAVVAQYQKTVQNAFREVDDALVSRVKLREQLAASVRQVQSLTRYSELAHLRYENGYTSYLEVIDADRALFSADLNRIATQGAVLGASVDLYRALGGAWMDQRIAKGG; encoded by the coding sequence ATGACTAAGACCTTCCAGTGCTCCGTGATCAGCGTCGCCCTCGCGTCGTTGCTGGGCGGCTGCGCACTGATCCACAGCGAAACCAAGGCGCCGGTGGCAGCGAGCGAGAACTGGCGCACGCAAGCGCCGGACGGCGACGCCGAGAGCGTGCTCGCGAAGGACTTCTGGCTCGCCTACGCGGACCCGGTGCTCAACGATCTGGTCGAGCAGGCCTTCAAGGCGAACCCGGATGTGCGCATCGCCGCGGCCAACGTCGAGAACTACCGGGCACGCGTCACGGCCACCAGTGCGGATCGCTTTCCCCAAGTCGGAGTCGGCGCTCAGGCGGGGCGCGGACAGCGCGGTGACTATCCGATCCACACCAGCAACGTCTTCAGTGTCGGCGTGAATCTCTCCTGGGAGATTGATCTGTGGGGCAGGCTGAGCCGTGCCACGGACGCCGCACGCGCTGACCTGCTCGCACAGCGCGAAGTGCAGCGCGGTGTGTGGCTATCGCTCGCGTCTTCGGTGGCGCAGGGCTACTTCACGCTGCTGCAACTCGATGGCCAGCTCGACATTTCCAAGCGCACGCTCGCGCTGCGCAAGCAGAGTCTCGACCTGTTCCAGCTGCGATTCGACGGCGGCGTGGTGTCCGAGGTCGAACTGTCGCAGGTGCGCTCGGAATACGAGCAGGCGGTGGCCGCGGTGCCGCAGATCGAAGCGGCGATTGCGCGCGGCGAGAATGCGCTGTCGGTGCTGCTCGGCCGCAACCCGGGGCCGATCGCACGTGGCAAGGCGCTCGGCGATCTGAGCGACCCGGAGGTTCCCGCAGGGCTGCCGTCGCAACTGCTGGCGCGTCGCCCGGATTTGCGTTCGGCCGAGGCCCAGCTCGCCGCGGCTGACGCGAGGGTGGACGCGGCAAGGCTGGCGTGGTTCCCGCGCATCAGCCTGACCGGGCTCTTCGGCGCCGCAAGCAACGATCTGTCTTCGCTGTTCGAGAGCGGCACCACCGTGTGGAACGGCGTTGCGGGTCTGACGCAGCCGATCTTCGATGCCGGGCGTATCGGCGCCGGCGTCGACAGCGCAAAAGCCACGCGCGAAGCGGTCGTCGCGCAGTACCAGAAGACGGTGCAGAACGCCTTCCGCGAGGTCGACGATGCGCTGGTGTCGCGGGTGAAGCTGCGCGAGCAGCTCGCGGCATCGGTGCGTCAGGTGCAGTCGCTGACGCGCTACTCGGAACTGGCCCATTTGCGGTACGAGAATGGCTATACCAGTTATCTCGAAGTCATCGACGCCGACCGTGCGCTGTTCTCCGCAGACCTCAACCGCATCGCCACACAAGGCGCCGTGCTGGGGGCGTCGGTTGATCTCTACCGTGCGCTGGGCGGTGCCTGGATGGATCAGAGGATCGCCAAGGGTGGCTGA
- a CDS encoding efflux RND transporter permease subunit codes for MISHLCIRRPILASVLSIVLTIAGLAAMYSLPIAQYPDISPVQVTISTAYPGADAKTIEDSVAAPLEAQINGVDNMMYMQSTSSAAGQYSLTVYFKVGTDPDIAQVQVQNRISLAMTQLPDIVQKAGVSVAKRSNSFLMLLGLYSPDGRFDDKTIANYANVYVLDAIKRVPGANQASIMGVPDLAMRIWLKPDRMAALGITPTDIQRAVSAQNQQFGIGRVGASPTDRPVELTFPVVAGGRFADPTQFERIILRTDAKGAAIVRLGDVGRAEVGQKDYLVRATMNGKPTTLIAVYQQAGSNALDVAKNVRATMAEMKKTFPEGMDYLVSLDTTTFVQDSINEVVHTLFEAVVLVVLVVYLFLQNFRATVIPTIAVVVSLVGTFVGMTLLGFSINMLTLFGLVLAIGIVVDDAIVVIENVERNMHEFKLSPRDAAFKAMDEVTGPVIAIVLVLSAVFIPVAFISGTTGLLYKQFAITIVISVALSGFVALTLTPAMAALMLKPQHGEPNRFFRWFNRVFERMTASYAAGVQLTIKRVALAMLVFGVMVVAILGLFKHIPGSFVPMEDQGYVLAATILPDAASLDRTQKTTERVAEDFAKLPMVRNTSSIPGFSMIDNQMKSSAGIVFVEMKPFEERGGGLRASAKAAVYQVRKASASIQDGVVVPLMPPPIPGLGSSGGFEFWIQSKGGADYAEVDRVTKAFVAAAKKRPELADMTTLVNAASRQLKVDVDRNRAETLGVPVQDVYAAMQTLFGSLYVSQYNAFSRVFQVILQAEPKYRESPADLQNIYVRQSGGKMLPLSAVTTTHFTTGAELISRFNGFSAAKVTGNAAAGYSSGQAIQAMEEVAAETLPDGFSFAWSGLAYEEKQAGGTTAIVFAFGIIMVFLILAAQYESWGLPFSVITAVPFGIFGALVAIFLRGLENDIYFQVGLVTLVGLAAKNAILIVEFAVLKRQEGLPIVEAAVEAARLRLRPIVMTSLAFIAGAVPLAIATGAGANSRHSIGTGLIGGMIGATSLALFFVPLFFVMVQSLAEKLIGKKAESGEAHHD; via the coding sequence ATGATCTCCCACCTTTGCATCCGGCGGCCGATTCTCGCCTCGGTGCTCTCGATCGTGCTCACGATCGCGGGCCTCGCGGCGATGTATTCGCTGCCGATTGCGCAATACCCCGACATCTCGCCGGTGCAGGTCACGATCTCCACCGCCTACCCGGGTGCAGACGCGAAGACCATCGAAGACTCGGTGGCCGCGCCGCTCGAAGCGCAGATCAACGGCGTCGACAACATGATGTACATGCAGTCGACCAGTTCGGCTGCGGGTCAGTACTCGCTGACGGTGTACTTCAAGGTTGGTACCGACCCGGACATCGCGCAGGTACAGGTGCAGAACCGCATCAGCCTGGCGATGACGCAGCTGCCCGACATCGTGCAGAAAGCCGGTGTCAGCGTCGCGAAGCGCTCCAACAGCTTCCTGATGCTGCTGGGCCTGTATTCGCCGGATGGCCGTTTCGACGACAAGACGATTGCGAACTATGCGAACGTGTATGTGCTCGATGCGATCAAGCGTGTGCCGGGCGCCAACCAGGCCTCGATCATGGGCGTGCCGGACCTGGCGATGCGCATCTGGCTCAAGCCCGATCGCATGGCGGCGCTGGGCATCACGCCGACCGACATCCAGCGCGCCGTGTCGGCGCAGAACCAGCAGTTCGGTATCGGCCGCGTTGGCGCTTCACCGACGGATCGCCCGGTCGAACTGACCTTCCCGGTGGTGGCCGGCGGACGCTTCGCCGACCCGACCCAGTTCGAACGCATCATCCTGCGCACAGATGCCAAGGGCGCGGCGATCGTGCGTCTGGGTGATGTCGGTCGCGCTGAAGTGGGGCAGAAGGATTACCTTGTCCGCGCCACGATGAACGGCAAGCCGACCACCCTGATTGCGGTGTATCAGCAGGCCGGCTCCAACGCACTGGATGTGGCGAAGAACGTGCGCGCGACGATGGCCGAGATGAAGAAGACTTTCCCTGAAGGGATGGACTACCTTGTCTCGCTCGATACCACCACCTTCGTGCAGGACTCGATCAACGAAGTGGTGCACACGCTCTTCGAGGCGGTGGTGCTGGTAGTGCTGGTGGTGTACCTGTTCCTGCAGAATTTCCGCGCAACGGTGATCCCGACGATCGCGGTGGTGGTGTCGCTGGTCGGCACCTTCGTCGGCATGACGCTGCTGGGTTTCTCGATCAACATGCTGACGCTGTTCGGCCTGGTGCTCGCGATCGGTATCGTGGTGGATGACGCGATCGTCGTGATCGAGAACGTCGAACGCAACATGCACGAGTTCAAGCTTTCGCCGCGCGACGCCGCCTTCAAGGCGATGGACGAAGTGACCGGGCCGGTGATCGCGATCGTGCTGGTGCTCTCGGCCGTGTTCATCCCTGTCGCCTTCATCAGCGGCACCACCGGGCTGCTGTACAAGCAGTTCGCCATCACCATCGTGATCTCGGTGGCGCTCTCGGGCTTTGTGGCGCTCACGCTCACGCCGGCGATGGCGGCCCTGATGCTGAAGCCCCAACACGGCGAACCGAACCGCTTCTTCCGCTGGTTCAACCGCGTTTTCGAGCGCATGACGGCCAGCTACGCCGCCGGCGTGCAGCTCACGATCAAGCGGGTGGCGCTGGCGATGCTGGTGTTTGGCGTGATGGTCGTGGCGATTCTCGGGCTCTTCAAGCACATCCCGGGCTCTTTCGTGCCGATGGAAGACCAGGGCTACGTGCTCGCCGCGACGATCCTGCCCGACGCGGCAAGTCTGGACCGCACGCAAAAGACCACCGAGCGGGTGGCTGAGGATTTCGCGAAGCTGCCAATGGTGCGCAATACCTCGTCGATTCCCGGCTTCAGCATGATCGATAACCAGATGAAGTCGAGCGCAGGCATCGTCTTCGTCGAGATGAAGCCTTTCGAGGAGCGCGGCGGCGGGCTGCGTGCGTCGGCCAAAGCGGCGGTGTATCAGGTGCGTAAGGCCAGTGCTTCGATCCAGGATGGCGTGGTGGTGCCCTTGATGCCACCGCCGATTCCAGGGCTGGGCAGTTCGGGCGGCTTCGAGTTCTGGATCCAGAGCAAGGGCGGTGCGGACTATGCGGAAGTCGACCGGGTGACCAAGGCGTTTGTGGCGGCGGCGAAGAAGCGGCCTGAACTGGCGGACATGACCACGCTGGTCAACGCGGCGTCTCGCCAGCTGAAGGTCGACGTGGATCGCAATCGCGCAGAGACACTTGGCGTGCCGGTGCAGGACGTGTATGCCGCGATGCAGACCCTGTTTGGTTCGCTCTACGTGAGCCAGTACAACGCCTTCTCGCGCGTGTTCCAGGTGATCTTGCAGGCCGAGCCGAAGTACCGCGAATCGCCGGCCGACCTGCAGAACATCTATGTGCGGCAGTCTGGCGGCAAGATGCTGCCACTCTCGGCGGTCACCACAACCCACTTCACCACCGGCGCTGAGCTGATCAGCCGCTTCAACGGCTTCTCGGCCGCCAAGGTCACTGGCAACGCCGCAGCGGGCTACAGCTCGGGGCAGGCGATCCAGGCGATGGAGGAGGTGGCGGCGGAAACCTTGCCGGACGGTTTCTCGTTTGCCTGGTCTGGCCTTGCCTACGAGGAGAAGCAGGCGGGCGGCACCACCGCGATCGTGTTCGCCTTCGGCATCATCATGGTGTTCCTGATCCTCGCGGCGCAGTACGAGTCCTGGGGCCTGCCGTTCTCGGTGATCACCGCCGTGCCCTTCGGCATTTTCGGTGCGCTGGTGGCGATCTTCCTGCGGGGTCTGGAAAACGATATCTACTTCCAGGTTGGCCTCGTCACCTTGGTGGGCCTGGCGGCGAAGAACGCGATCCTGATCGTGGAGTTCGCGGTGCTCAAGCGGCAGGAGGGGCTGCCGATCGTCGAAGCGGCGGTAGAGGCGGCGCGATTGCGATTGCGACCGATCGTGATGACGTCCTTGGCCTTCATCGCTGGCGCGGTGCCGCTGGCGATCGCGACCGGCGCGGGTGCCAATTCGCGGCATTCGATCGGCACCGGACTGATCGGCGGCATGATCGGTGCGACCTCGCTGGCGCTGTTCTTCGTGCCGCTGTTCTTCGTGATGGTTCAATCGCTGGCCGAGAAGCTCATTGGCAAGAAGGCCGAGTCGGGGGAGGCGCATCATGACTAA
- a CDS encoding efflux RND transporter periplasmic adaptor subunit, translated as MGKPPALGNEPPEVTVQPVTVQDVPIVPEFVGQTESSRQVEIRARVSGFLEKREYREGAMVKEGQPLFQLDRKPFEAQLQVAKAQLAQEEARLVTAEANRKRIEPLAEKNAVSQKDRDDAIGNYRAAAAGVEAAKASVITAELNLSYTSIRSPVSGLASFAKVAEGTYLDPQNSLLTYVAALSPMRVNFSISENQALQFGEMVKKGVVRAPKEGDYRVEVVLADGSRFDETGRLTFTDASFSQETGTFLARAELPNAKGALRPGQFVRVRLHGAYRLNGIVVPQRAVLQTAQGNLAFVVDAQGKAQVRPLQLASMQGENWVVSQGLKGGDNLVVDGGMKLRPDVPVKVVKTLEAYRVTPDALLTAPPADQSQPAAK; from the coding sequence ATGGGAAAACCTCCCGCTTTGGGTAACGAGCCGCCGGAGGTGACGGTGCAGCCGGTGACGGTGCAGGACGTGCCGATCGTGCCGGAATTCGTCGGCCAGACCGAAAGCTCACGGCAGGTCGAGATCCGCGCGCGGGTCAGCGGCTTCCTCGAGAAGCGGGAATATCGCGAAGGGGCGATGGTCAAGGAAGGGCAGCCGCTGTTCCAGCTCGATCGCAAGCCCTTCGAGGCGCAGCTGCAGGTGGCAAAGGCCCAGTTGGCGCAGGAGGAGGCGCGTCTGGTCACCGCCGAGGCCAACCGCAAGCGCATCGAACCGCTGGCCGAAAAGAACGCGGTGAGCCAGAAGGATCGTGACGATGCAATCGGTAACTATCGCGCGGCGGCCGCTGGTGTCGAGGCTGCCAAGGCGAGTGTGATCACCGCCGAGCTGAATCTCTCCTACACCTCGATCCGCTCCCCAGTGAGTGGGTTGGCCAGTTTTGCCAAGGTGGCCGAAGGCACCTACCTCGATCCGCAGAACAGTCTGCTGACCTACGTGGCGGCGCTCTCGCCGATGCGGGTGAACTTCAGCATCTCCGAGAACCAGGCGCTGCAGTTTGGCGAGATGGTGAAGAAGGGGGTCGTGCGTGCGCCGAAGGAAGGCGATTACCGCGTCGAGGTAGTGCTCGCCGATGGCTCGCGCTTCGATGAAACCGGCCGCCTGACCTTCACCGACGCCTCGTTCAGCCAGGAGACGGGCACCTTCCTGGCGCGCGCGGAATTGCCGAACGCGAAGGGCGCACTGCGTCCGGGCCAGTTCGTGCGGGTGCGCCTGCATGGCGCCTATCGCCTCAACGGCATCGTTGTGCCGCAGCGCGCGGTGCTGCAGACCGCTCAGGGCAATCTGGCCTTCGTGGTGGATGCGCAGGGCAAGGCACAGGTCAGGCCGCTGCAGCTTGCCTCGATGCAGGGCGAGAACTGGGTGGTGTCGCAGGGCCTCAAAGGCGGCGACAACCTGGTGGTCGACGGCGGCATGAAACTGCGGCCGGATGTGCCGGTCAAGGTGGTGAAGACGCTCGAGGCCTATCGGGTAACACCCGATGCGCTGCTGACGGCACCGCCCGCAGACCAGTCGCAGCCTGCTGCAAAGTAA